A genomic window from Lotus japonicus ecotype B-129 chromosome 1, LjGifu_v1.2 includes:
- the LOC130729459 gene encoding SNF2 domain-containing protein CLASSY 4-like: MASSRIRSKKATQFCSLPLRGSIFGKSKRGRKKRVQENEGEPRVAFISLCSSEEEEDEGVSVLSSGGKDEGVTEIKGSGFGAAEGKQSSLKGKRVAESDVVFMGECVDTGEFGSGFGKKRKRKSAELIVIGESDDDNGTELGKQVPVHGVDVKQEEQDMGVDDKGKKHVVVVSSSENEDSGSDSEKNGFQGFVGGGEGDKSDRGEKCSESDDQGPNFHSDGCGWAPKEPIVINFDGNNLSEDESSEAQSGSAGDEDVDDDIGSSSESEDENSSDEDFRAEEVSGSNCEFSSSDESSSYDDDNEKRLRPGRPRYSGCSRPCNDQAHEEDKKKQDSSRSHHNVLLRRRTRDSTKVDNSERVDNSERNSPIADASDSVIGDLGTQGGGEEHHDKKGIEEKDDDTHQVDTLLQAYEEKPLLKRNFMEDEPLEKSESKEELDCLWAEMDLGLRSDDEGSVVRIASSLPRKKDRMGRESAKLADTNERVNANLGTQGGEDHHDKGSVVRNVSSLPRKQEKLGESAEHKIVENGGRVCKGRINTSNHEKKARVDKRFGNKDGHHRVHTMPLKRKEQQLLDLLAECLLGKQKETKGDRNGFEEHDDDNPQVDTRSPAYGEKPPLKWNIKEAEPLKKSASEQELDTLWAEMDFQLILEEINSPVDIIGNNEGRENQTFICKHDFRIDDEIGEICRKCSWVANEIKYVWPPVVDEYPSKGSRNRVSSGVDTVLHSYDDRFNISEGDKDGVSPQNEGTVWDLIPDIKQSLYPHQQAGFKFIWTNLARTMNLHNLKTADPSSAGGCIISHAPGTGKTRLTIVFLQTYLEVFPKCRPVIIAPAIILRTWEDEFKKWNIGVPFHNLNTPELSGKEHIDATNEVDCSGSPHKNKDAVRMAKLYSWFKEKSILGISYQLFEKLAGGNSNKKNRNMRKEKKHASMKENPEPETSVLGKVLLEVPGLLVLDEGHTPRNQRSSIWNVLSRIQTQKRIILSGTPFQNNFVELYNTLCLVKPSFPDMIPPELKKFCQSRLMQERKASQDFTWEQVSPGNITTGNPSDVKIQQLKLWMDPFVLVHKGSILQENLPGLRDCVLILKPDSLQKEILESIESSQSLLNFEHKLVLASVHPSLFLCCTLTEKEESVVDRDRLEKLRWNPYVGAKTRFLVEFVRLCEAVNEKVLVFSQFIDPLNLIMDQLKSNFDWIEGQEVLCMCGKLDQKKKQHMIHGFNDEKSRAKVLLASTKACSEGINLVGASRVVLLDVVWNPSVERQAISRAYRLGQKKVVYTYHLITQDTAEYAKYCKQAEKDRISELVFSDRNAENDRSKSGAVNLEDNVLDMMKDHDKLKDLFGECVVQPKEKYLIESFGS; this comes from the exons ATGGCTAGTAGCAGGATTCGTAGCAAGAAGGCGACGCAGTTCTGTAGTCTCCCACTCAGAGGATCAATATTCGGTAAATCCAAGCGTGGAAGGAAGAAGAGAGTGCAGGAAAATGAAGGTGAGCCTCGTGTGGCTTTTATCAGTTTATGCTccagtgaagaagaagaagatgaaggggtCTCTGTTTTGAGCAGTGGAGGTAAAGATGAAGGTGTGACAGAAATCAAGGGATCAGGGTTTGGAGCTGCTGAGGGGAAACAGAGTAGTTTGAAGGGGAAAAGGGTAGCTGAATCTGATGTTGTATTTATGGGAGAATGTGTGGATACAGGGGAATTTGGTTCTGGTTTTGGTAAGAAACGAAAGAGAAAATCGGCAGAGCTTATTGTAATCGGTGAAAGTGACGATGATAATGGGACTGAATTGGGTAAACAGGTGCCTGTGCACGGTGTTGATGTTAAACAAGAAGAACAAGACATGGGTGTGGATGATAAAGGTAAAAAACATGTTGTGGTTGTGAGTAGTTCAGAAAATGAAGACAGTGGGAGTGATTCTGAGAAGAATGGATTTCAGGGTTTTGTTGGTGGTGGAGAGGGAGACAAGAGTGACAGAGGTGAAAAGTGTTCTGAATCTGACGACCAAGGTCCAAATTTTCACAGTGATGGGTGTGGTTGGGCACCTAAAGAGCCGATTGTAATTAATTTTGATGGAAATAATCTGAGTGAGGATGAAAGTAGTGAGGCTCAAAGTGGTTCAGCTGgtgatgaagatgttgatgaTGATATTGGATCTTCCTCTGAGAGTGAGGATGAAAACTCCAGTGATGAGGATTTTAGAGCTGAGGAGGTGTCAGGTTCAAACTGCGAGTTTTCTTCGTCTGATGAGTCTTCCTCTTATGATGATGACAATGAGAAGCGGCTGCGGCCGGGTAGACCTAGGTATTCAGGATGTTCTAGGCCTTGTAATGATCAAGCGCATGAGGAGGATAAGAAGAAACAAGATAGCTCTAGATCTCATCATAATGTGTTGTTacgaagaaggacaagagattCAACAAAGGTCGATAACAGTGAGAGGGTTGATAATAGTGAGAGAAATAGTCCCATTGCTGATGCTAGTGACAGTGTGATTGGGGATCTTGGTACTCAGGGAGGCGGAGAAGAGCATCATGATAAAAAGGGGATTGAAGAAAAGGATGATGATACTCATCAGGTAGATACCCTGCTGCAAGCTTATGAGGAGAAACCCCTATTGAAGCGGAACTTTATGGAGGATGAACCATTGGAAAAATCGGAGTCTAAGGAAGAGTTGGACTGTTTGTGGGCTGAGATGGATTTGGGGCTTAGATCAGATGACGAAGGTTCAGTTGTTAGAATCGCGTCTTCATTGCCAAGAAAAAAAGACAGGATGGGAAGAGAGTCAGCTAAACTTGCTGATACTAATGAGCGTGTGAATGCGAATCTTGGTACTCAGGGAGGAGAAGATCATCATGACAAAGGTtcagttgttagaaatgtttcTTCATTGCCAAGAAAACAAGAAAAGCTGGGAGAGTCAGCTGAACATAAAATCGTGGAGAACGGGGGAAGGGTTTGCAAAGGTCGAATTAACACAAGCAATCATGAAAAGAAAGCACGGGTGGATAAAAGATTTGGTAACAAAGATGGGCATCACAGGGTCCATACGATGCCATTGAAGCGGAAGGAGCAACAGTTGCTTGATCTCCTTGCTGAGTGCCTTttgggaaagcaaaaggaaaccAAGGGAGATAGAAATGGGTTTGAAGAGCATGATGATGATAATCCTCAGGTAGATACTCGGTCACCAGCTTATGGGGAGAAACCCCCATTGAAGTGGAACATTAAGGAGGCTGAACCATTGAAAAAATCGGCGTCTGAGCAAGAGCTGGATACTTTGTGGGCTGAGATGGATTTCCAGCTTATATTAGAAGAAATCAATTCCCCG GTTGACATTATAGGGAATAATGAAGGAAGGGAAAATCAAACCTTTATTTGTAAGCACGACTTTCGCATTGACGATGAGATTGGAGAAATTTGCAGAAAATGTTCTTGGGTTGCCAATGAGATAAAATATGTCTGGCCACCGGTG GTGGATGAATATCCTTCCAAAGGGTCACGGAATAGGGTGTCATCTGGTGTAGATACCGTCTTGCACTCTTATGATGATCGGTTCAATATTTCTGAGGGTGACAAAGACGGTGTTTCCCCTCAAAATGAAGGCACAGTTTGGGACCTGATTCCTGATATCAAACAAAGCCTCTATCCTCATCAACAAGCAGGCTTTAAGTTCATTTGGACGAATTTGGCCCGGACCATGAACCTTCACAATCTGAAGACTGCTGATCCTTCCAGTGCGGGTGGGTGCATTATTTCCCATGCGCCTGGAACCGGAAAGACAAGGTTAACAATCGTGTTTCTTCAGACATATCTGGAAGTGTTTCCGAAATGCCGACCGGTAATTATTGCTCCTGCTATTATATTGCGTACTTGGGAAGATGAGTTCAAAAAATGGAACATAGGTGTTCCGTTCCACAACCTCAACACCCCTGAACTATCTGGAAAAGAGCACATTGATGCCACTAATGAGGTTGACTGCTCTGGATCACCGCATAAGAATAAGGATGCCGTTCGTATGGCGAAGTTGTATTCATGGTTCAAAGAGAAGAGCATTCTGGGAATCAGCTACCAATTGTTCGAGAAGCTTGCAGGGGGAAATTCCAATAAGAAAAACAGGAacatgagaaaagagaagaagcaTGCGAGTATGAAAGAGAACCCTGAACCTGAAACCAGTGTTCTGGGAAAAGTTCTGCTTGAAGTTCCTGGTTTGCTAGTTCTAGATGAAGGGCACACGCCTAGAAATCAGCGCAGCTCTATTTGGAATGTTCTGTCGAGAATTCAAACTCAGAAGCGGATCATTCTCTCTGGCACTCCTTTCCAGAACAATTTTGTGGAACTCTACAACACTCTTTGCTTGGTGAAACCATCCTTTCCTGACATGATACCGCCGGAACTCAAAAAGTTCTGTCAGAGTAGATTAATGCAGGAAAGGAAAGCATCTCAAGATTTCACTTGGGAACAGGTCTCTCCGGGAAACATCACAACAGGAAATCCTTCTGATGTAAAGATACAGCAGTTGAAATTGTGGATGGATCCGTTCGTTCTCGTTCACAAAGGAAGCATTCTTCAAGAAAACCTTCCTGGTTTGAGGGATTGTGTGCTGATTTTGAAGCCTGACAGTTTGCAGAAAGAAATTCTAGAGAGCATTGAAAGTTCTCAGAGCCTCCTCAACTTTGAACATAAGTTAGTTCTCGCATCTGTCCATCCATCGCTTTTCCTCTGCTGTACTTTGACAGAGAAAGAAGAATCTGTTGTTGACAGGGACCGGTTGGAAAAACTTAGATGGAACCCTTATGTAGGTGCCAAAACCAGATTCTTGGTAGAGTTTGTGAGGCTGTGTGAGGCGGTCAACGAGAAAGTTCTTGTGTTTAGCCAATTTATTGATCCTTTGAATTTAATCATGGACCAACTCAAGTCAAATTTTGATTGGATTGAGGGGCAGGAAGTGTTGTGTATGTGTGGAAAGCTTGATCAAAAGAAAAAGCAGCACATGATTCATGGCTTCAATGATGAAAAGAGCCGAGCAAAGGTGCTTCTTGCATCCACAAAAGCCTGTTCAGAGGGAATCAACTTGGTTGGCGCTTCGAGAGTCGTGCTCCTGGATGTTGTGTGGAATCCATCAGTGGAAAGGCAAGCTATTAGCCGAGCGTATAGACTTGGCCAAAAGAAGGTTGTTTACACATATCACCTAATCACACAAGACACCGCTGAATATGCAAAGTATTGTAAACAGGCCGAAAAGGACCGGATATCTGAACTGGTTTTCTCAGATCGAAATGCTGAAAATGATAGATCAAAGAGTGGTGCAGTAAATTTAGAGGATAACGTTCTTGATATGATGAAAGATCATGACAAACTCAAGGACTTGTTTGGTGAGTGTGTGGTACAACCAAAGGAGAAATATTTGATTGAGAGTTTTGGCTCTTGA
- the LOC130719908 gene encoding SNF2 domain-containing protein CLASSY 3-like, which translates to MALILVDEYPSKGSRNRVSSGVDTVLHSYDDRFNISEGDKDGVSPQNEGTVWDLIPDIKQSLYPHQQAGFKFIWTNLARTMNLHNLKTADPSSAGGCIISHAPGTGKTRLTIVFLQTYLEVFPKCRPVIIAPAIILRTWEDEFKKWNIGVPFHNLNTPELSGKEHIDATNEVDCSGSPHKNKDAVRMAKLYSWFKEKSILGISYQLFEKLAGGNSKKKNRNMRKEKKHASMKENPEPETSVLGKVLLEVPGLLVLDEGHTPRNQRSSIWNVLSRIQTQKRIILSGTPFQNNFVELYNTLCLVKPSFPDMIPPELKKFCQSRLMQERKASQDFTWEQVSPGNITTGNPSDVKIKQLKGLMDPFVHVHKGSILQENLPGLRDCVLILKPGSLEKEILESIECSQSTFNFERKLALASVHPWLFLCCTLTKKEKSVVDRYQLERLQLSPHEGAKTRFLVEFVRLCDSVGEKVLVFSQFIDPLKLIMDQLKSHLKWDEGKEVLYMSGELGQKKKQHLIHGFNSEDSQAKVLLASTNACSEGINLVGASRVVLLDVVWNPSVERQAISRAYRLGQKKFVYTYHLITQDTAEFAKYCKQAEKDRLSELVFSAQHAEDDKTKIGAVNLNDKVLDTMIEHEKLKDLFVKCVVQPKERDLIKSPGS; encoded by the exons ATGGCTTTGATTTTA GTGGATGAATATCCTTCCAAAGGGTCACGGAATAGGGTGTCATCTGGTGTAGATACCGTCTTGCACTCTTATGATGATCGGTTCAATATTTCTGAGGGTGACAAAGACGGTGTTTCCCCTCAAAATGAAGGCACAGTTTGGGACCTGATTCCTGATATCAAACAAAGCCTCTATCCTCATCAACAAGCAGGCTTTAAGTTCATTTGGACGAATTTGGCCCGGACCATGAACCTTCACAATCTGAAGACTGCTGATCCTTCCAGTGCGGGTGGGTGCATTATTTCCCATGCGCCTGGAACCGGAAAGACAAGGTTAACAATCGTGTTTCTTCAGACATATCTGGAAGTGTTTCCGAAATGCCGACCAGTAATTATTGCTCCTGCTATTATATTGCGTACTTGGGAAGATGAGTTCAAAAAATGGAACATAGGTGTTCCGTTCCACAACCTCAACACCCCTGAACTATCTGGAAAAGAGCACATTGATGCCACTAATGAGGTTGACTGCTCTGGATCACCGCATAAGAATAAGGATGCCGTTCGTATGGCGAAGTTGTATTCATGGTTCAAAGAGAAGAGCATTCTGGGAATCAGCTACCAATTGTTCGAGAAGCTTGCAGGGGGAAAttccaaaaagaaaaacaggaacatgagaaaagagaagaagcaTGCGAGTATGAAAGAGAACCCTGAACCTGAAACCAGTGTTCTGGGAAAAGTTCTGCTTGAAGTTCCTGGTTTACTAGTTCTAGATGAAGGGCACACGCCTAGAAATCAGCGCAGTTCTATTTGGAATGTTCTGTCGAGAATTCAAACTCAGAAGCGGATCATTCTCTCTGGCACTCCTTTCCAGAACAATTTTGTGGAACTCTACAACACTCTTTGCTTGGTGAAACCATCCTTTCCTGACATGATACCGCCGGAACTCAAAAAGTTCTGTCAGAGTAGACTAATGCAGGAAAGGAAAGCATCTCAAGATTTCACTTGGGAACAGGTCTCTCCGGGAAACATCACAACAGGAAATCCTTCTGATGTAAAGATTAAGCAGTTGAAAGGGTTGATGGATCCTTTCGTTCACGTTCACAAAGGAAGCATTCTTCAAGAAAACCTTCCTGGTCTGAGGGACTGTGTGCTGATTTTGAAGCCTGGCAGTTTGGAGAAAGAAATTCTAGAGAGCATTGAATGTTCTCAGAGCACCTTCAACTTCGAACGCAAGTTAGCTCTTGCATCTGTCCATCCATGGCTTTTCCTCTGCTGTACTCTgaccaagaaagaaaaatctgtTGTCGACAGGTACCAGTTGGAAAGACTTCAGTTGAGCCCTCATGAAGGTGCCAAAACCAGATTTTTGGTGGAGTTTGTGAGGCTGTGTGACTCGGTAGGTGAGAAAGTTCTTGTGTTTAGCCAATTCATTGATCCTTTGAAATTAATCATGGACCAACTCAAGTCACATTTAAAGTGGGATGAGGGGAAGGAAGTGTTGTATATGTCTGGCGAGCTTGGTCAAAAGAAAAAGCAGCACTTGATTCATGGTTTCAATAGTGAAGATAGCCAAGCAAAGGTACTGCTTGCATCCACAAATGCGTGCTCAGAGGGAATTAACTTAGTTGGAGCTTCTAGAGTCGTGCTCCTGGATGTTGTGTGGAATCCCTCAGTGGAAAGGCAAGCCATTAGCCGAGCGTATAGACTCGGCCAAAAGAAGTTTGTTTACACATACCACCTCATCACACAAGACACCGCTGAATTTGCAAAGTATTGTAAGCAGGCTGAAAAGGACCGGTTATCTGAACTGGTTTTCTCTGCTCAACATGCTGAAGATGATAAAACAAAGATTGGAGCAGTAAATTTAAATGATAAAGTTCTTGACACAATGATTGAGCATGAGAAACTCAAGGACTTGTTTGTAAAATGTGTGGTACAACCCAAGGAAAGAGATTTGATTAAGAGTCCTGGCTCTTGA
- the LOC130719913 gene encoding sm-like protein LSM3A, with translation MEEESAVKEPLDLIRLSLDERIYVKLRSDRELRGKLHAYDQHLNMILGDVEEIVTTVEIDDETYEEIVRTTRRTVPFLFVRGDGVILVSPPLRTA, from the exons ATGGAGGAAGAAAGCGCGGTGAAGGAGCCTTTGGATCTCATTCGGCTCAGCCTCGACGAGCGTATCTACGTCAAGCTTCGTTCTGACAGAGAGCTTCGCGGCAAGCTTCAT GCTTATGATCAGCATCTCAATATGATTCTTGGTGATGTTGAAGAAATTGTTACTACTGTGGAAATCGATGATGAGACATATGAAGAAATTGTGAGG ACTACAAGGCGTACAGTTCCTTTCCTGTTTGTTAGAGGAGATGGGGTGATATTGGTTTCCCCACCACTGAGAACTGCATGA